A window from Mangifera indica cultivar Alphonso chromosome 2, CATAS_Mindica_2.1, whole genome shotgun sequence encodes these proteins:
- the LOC123209450 gene encoding transcription factor MYB36-like yields MGRAPCCDKANVKKGPWSPEEDTKLKDYIEKYGTGGNWIALPQKAGLKRCGKSCRLRWLNYLRPNIKHGEFTDEEDRIIYSLFASIGSRWSIIAAQLPGRTDNDIKNHWNTKLKKKLIAMNTPASQKKPQTFPSSRHQTLSLPSSQSLLSSLNDSCSYYYTPTKSFSCFDSFESISSTIPSHLFNNTNTTTSLATQFNIQEGVVNSTQFYPMKENFLVFGSETSCSSSDGSCGQISHGREIKQEDPMSFQGYLSNGGFEENNHKFMLSNYGDNNNNIHQWAAAEKPIGYFGEIPSPSNYSLEDVKQLINSNNYNFNLFSSSGEENIKIQEKVMMQHYYNF; encoded by the exons atgggtAGGGCTCCTTGTTGTGACAAAGCAAATGTGAAGAAGGGGCCTTGGTCACCAGAAGAAGACACGAAGCTGAAGGATTACATAGAAAAATACGGTACTGGTGGGAATTGGATTGCTCTTCCACAGAAAGCTG GTCTAAAAAGATGTGGGAAGAGTTGCAGACTCAGATGGCTCAACTATCTCAGGCCTAATATTAAACATGGCGAATTCACTGATGAAGAAGATAGGATCATCTACAGCCTCTTTGCCAGCATTGGGAGCAG ATGGTCAATAATAGCTGCTCAGCTACCAGGAAGAACTGACAATGATATCAAGAACCACTGGAACACCAAGCTGAAGAAGAAGCTTATCGCCATGAACACTCCTGCCTCGCAAAAAAAACCACAAACATTCCCATCTTCTCGTCATCAAACCTTATCATTGCCATCATCTCAGTCTTTACTATCATCACTTAATGACTCGTGTTCTTATTATTATACCCCAACTAAGTCATTCTCCTGTTTTGATTCCTTTGAATCAATCTCATCCACCATTCCATCACATCTCTTCAACAACACCAACACGACCACTTCTTTAGCCACACAGTTTAATATCCAAGAAGGCGTGGTTAATTCCACTCAGTTCTATCCAATGAAAGAAAATTTCCTTGTGTTTGGAAGTGAAACCAGTTGCAGTTCTTCCGATGGAAGTTGCGGTCAGATCAGCCATGGGAGAGAGATCAAACAAGAAGATCCTATGAGCTTTCAGGGTTATCTCTCTAATGGGGGGTTTGAAGAAAACAACCACAAATTCATGCTTAGTAATTATGGTGACAACAATAACAACATCCACCAATGGGCGGCGGCTGAGAAACCAATTGGGTATTTTGGAGAAATCCCATCCCCATCAAACTATAGTCTTGAAGATGTTAAGCAACTGATTAACAGCAACAATTATAACTTCAACTTGTTCAGTAGTAGTGGTGAAGAAAACATTAAAATCCAAGAGAAGGTGATGATGCAACACTATTACAACTTCTGA
- the LOC123209451 gene encoding S-adenosylmethionine synthase 3, which translates to METFLFTSESVNEGHPDKLCDQVSDAILDACLEKDPESKVACETCTKTNMVMVFGEITTKAKVDYEKIVRDTCRGIGFVCADVGLDADKCKVLVNIEEQSPEIAEVVHGHLSKRPEEIGAGDQGHMFGYATDETPELMPLTHVLATKLGVKLTEVRKNKTCPWLRPDGKTQVTVEYQNEGGAMVPLRVHTILISTQHDETVTNEQIAADLKEHVIKPVIPAQYLDDKTIFHLNPSGRFVIGGPHGDAGLTGRKIIIDTYGGWGAHGGGAFSGKDPTKVDRSGAYVVRQAAKSVVASGLARRCIVQVSYAIGVPEPLSVFVDTYGTGKIPDKDILALIKENFDFRPGMISINLDLKRGGNFRYQKTAAYGHFGRDDPDFTWETVKLLKPGNA; encoded by the coding sequence ATGGAGACTTTTCTCTTCACCTCTGAATCTGTCAATGAAGGGCACCCTGATAAGCTTTGTGATCAAGTTTCTGATGCAATCCTAGATGCTTGTCTGGAAAAAGACCCTGAAAGTAAAGTTGCCTGTGAAACCTGTACCAAGACAAATATGGTTATGGTCTTTGGTGAGATCACCACCAAGGCCAAGGTGGATTATGAGAAGATTGTTCGTGACACCTGCAGAGGTATTGGATTTGTATGTGCTGATGTTGGTCTTGATGCTGATAAGTGTAAGGTACTTGTTAATATTGAAGAACAGAGCCCTGAAATTGCTGAAGTTGTTCATGGCCACCTAAGCAAGAGGCCTGAGGAAATTGGTGCTGGTGACCAAGGTCACATGTTTGGATATGCAACTGATGAAACACCCGAGCTAATGCCACTGACTCATGTTCTTGCTACCAAACTTGGAGTCAAACTTACTGAGGTGAGAAAGAATAAAACTTGCCCATGGCTTAGGCCTGATGGGAAAACCCAAGTGACTGTTGAGTATCAGAATGAAGGTGGAGCCATGGTACCACTGAGGGTGCATACTATCCTCATTTCAACTCAACATGACGAAACTGTTACCAATGAGCAGATTGCAGCGGACCTCAAGGAGCATGTGATTAAGCCTGTGATTCCAGCTCAATACCTTGATGACAAGACAATATTCCACCTTAACCCATCAGGTCGTTTTGTCATTGGTGGACCACACGGGGATGCAGGGCTTACTGGTAGGAAGATCATCATTGACACTTATGGTGGCTGGGGTGCTCATGGTGGTGGTGCCTTCTCAGGCAAGGATCCTACCAAGGTGGATCGCAGTGGTGCTTATGTAGTCAGGCAGGCTGCAAAGAGTGTGGTCGCATCGGGCCTTGCACGGCGTTGTATTGTGCAGGTTTCTTATGCAATTGGTGTGCCAGAGCCGTTGTCTGTGTTTGTGGACACTTATGGTACAGGAAAGATTCCAGATAAGGATATATTGGCTCTGATTAAGGAGAACTTTGATTTCAGGCCAGGGATGATCTCAATCAATCTTGATCTGAAGAGGGGAGGTAACTTCAGGTATCAGAAGACTGCTGCCTACGGGCATTTTGGCCGTGATGACCCAGATTTCACATGGGAGACTGTGAAGCTTCTCAAGCCTGGCAACGCTTGA
- the LOC123209453 gene encoding uncharacterized protein LOC123209453, which translates to MEDNKSLTVMCSVLGVDNTNFCYRVCSVCERTLPDDPSSLCKFCNYNINNSVSSSKRLFRLLISIATDTKVKVVICFDRAARVLFGCSADHFFDFAKLHPFAAVTASKVLQGEIFKMTLTKPKNGNAQHLRVATVVPLSSGFRPAIEILREKYGVRVGS; encoded by the exons ATGGaagataataaatcattaacaGTTATGTGTTCAGTTTTAGGCGTGGATAACACAAATTTCTGTTACAGAGTCTGCTCAGTGTGTGAGAGGACTCTCCCTGATGACCCATCTTCACTCTGCAAATTCTGCAACTACAATATCAACAACTCTGTCTCCTCTTCCAAACGTCTCTTCCGTCTCCTT ATTTCTATAGCAACGGACACAAAAGTTAAGGTGGTGATATGTTTTGATCGGGCTGCTAGGGTTTTGTTCGGTTGCTCTGCTGATCACTTCTTTGATTTTGCCAAGCTTCACCCCTTTGCtg CTGTGACAGCCAGTAAAGTTCTACAGGGAGAGATTTTTAAAATGACGCTCACCAAACCAAAGAACGGTAATGCACAACATCTGCGTGTAGCAACAGTTGTTCCTTTGAGTTCAGGGTTCAGGCCAGCAATTGAGATTTTGAGAGAAAAGTATGGGGTAAGAGTTGGCTCTTGA